In the Mytilus trossulus isolate FHL-02 chromosome 1, PNRI_Mtr1.1.1.hap1, whole genome shotgun sequence genome, one interval contains:
- the LOC134684858 gene encoding protein kinase 4-like, whose protein sequence is MPRRKNWRVAEAKRGVKNPQQQRLTDLTGDTGPINSTRIDLDLGDTDTLNNSYSKNMGDADLHTNINNSNSNNMGDTDLHSNINNSNLKLLEKSELNKLEISEPHILEISELNELEISELDKLELSELNQNSNNNCAKELNQNSNNNCAKELNQNSNNNCAKELKQNSNNNCAKELNQNSNNNCAKETYHIQTDFLLNEFNNSYARKDYHSNIQTDLLQDQNEQPRNNSEEVLSKFVNSSNANFIKFGTFDQKTEADRKKSQRNNSDLRQIERQRELVAKRDARKNKYFNQRELATKREARKNEDFNKRELAAKREVRKDTNYRRTEAESKKSQRNNSDLRQIERQRELVAKRDARKNKDFNQRELAAKREARKNEDFNKRELAAKREVRKDTNYRRAEAESKKSHRDNSDLRQIERQRELVAKRDARKNEDFIQRELAAKRDARKNEDFNQRELAAKREARKNDVFKRNETEKKKIARQDEDYRKHESERDSHRKQEYRSHPENIEHERLKKQSSRQNKLDIDRCYDKTIKSTKRKKH, encoded by the exons ATGCCAAGAAGAAAAAATTGGAGGGTAGCAGAGGCTAAACGTGGTGTGAAAAACCCACAGCAACAGAGACTGACAGACTTGACTGGGGATACTGGCCCCATAAACAGTACTAGAATTGACCTTGACCTGGGTGATACTGACACCCTCAACAACAGTTACTCAAAAAATATGGGGGATGCTGACCTCcacacaaatataaacaacagtaACTCAAATAACATGGGGGATACTGACCTCCactcaaatataaacaacagtaACTTGAAACTACTTGAAAAATCTGAATTGAATAAACTTGAAATATCTGAACCACATATACTTGAAATATCAGAATTAAATGAACTTGAAATATCTGAATTAGATAAACTTGAACTATCTGAGTTGAATCAAAACAGTAACAATAACTGTGCAAAAGAATTGAATCAAAACAGTAACAATAACTGTGCAAAGGAATTGAATCAAAACAGTAACAACAACTGTGCAAAAGAATTGAAACAAAACAGTAACAATAACTGTGCAAAAGAATTGAATCAAAACAGTAACAATAACTGTGCAAAAGAAACTTATCATATACAAACAGATTTTCTGTTAAATGAATTTAACAATAGTTATGCAAGAAAAGATTATCATAGTAATATCCAAACTGATCTGTTGCAAGACCAAAATGAACAACCTAGAAATAATTCAGAAGAGGTGCTATCAAAATTTGTCAATTCTTCTAATGCAAACTTTATTAAATTTGGAACTTTTGACCA aaagaCTGAAGCGGATAGAAAGAAGTCTCAAAGAAATAATTCTGATTTAAGACAGATAGAAAGACAAAGAGAACTTGTTGCTAAAAGAGATGCTAGaaagaataaatatttcaatcaaaGAGAACTTGCTACTAAAAGAGAGGCTAGAAAGAATGAAGATTTCAATAAAAGAGAACTTGCTGCTAAAAGAGAAGTAAGAAAGGATACAAATTATAGAAGGACTGAAGCTGAAAGTAAAAAGTCTCAAAGAAATAATTCTGATTTAAGACAGATAGAAAGACAAAGAGAACTTGTTGCTAAAAGAGATGCTAGAAAGAATAAAGATTTCAATCAAAGAGAACTTGCTGCTAAAAGAGAGGCTAGAAAGAATGAAGATTTCAATAAAAGAGAACTTGCTGCTAAAAGAGAAGTAAGAAAGGATACAAATTATAGAAGAGCTGAAGCTGAAAGTAAAAAGTCTCATAGAGATAATTCTGATTTAAGACAGATAGAAAGACAAAGAGAACTTGTTGCTAAAAGAGATGCTAGAAAGAATGAAGATTTCATTCAAAGAGAACTTGCTGCTAAAAGAGATGCTAGAAAGAATGAAGATTTCAATCAAAGAGAACTTGCTGCTAAAAGAGAGGCTAGAAAGAATGATGTTTTCAAAAGAAAtgaaacagaaaagaaaaaaattgccaGACAAGATGAAGACTACAGAAAACATGAGTCCGAACGGGACTCTCATAGAAAACAAGAATATAGATCACATCCGGAAAATATAGAACATGAGCGATTGAAAAAACAGAGTTCTAGACAGAACAAATTAGATATAGACAGATGTTATGATAAGACAATTAAAAgtactaaaagaaaaaaacattga